In Leishmania donovani BPK282A1 complete genome, chromosome 35, the following are encoded in one genomic region:
- a CDS encoding 60S ribosomal protein L12, putative — protein MPPKFDPNQEIVVVVRAVGGEVAATASLAPKVGPLGLNAKKIGEDIAKCTKDWKGLKVTCELRVKNRVATVVVTPSVASRLIRALKEPPRDRKKVKNIKHSGNIPFAEIIKIAKESQPKSMGSDLKAVVMEVLGTAVSIGCTVDGESPLDIQAKVREGKLKVPN, from the coding sequence ATGCCGCCGAAGTTCGACCCCAACCAGGAgatcgtggtggtggtgcgcgccgtcggtggcgaGGTGGCTGCGACAgcctccctcgcccccaAGGTCGGTCCTCTCGGTCTCAACGCCAAGAAGATTGGTGAGGATATCGCCAAGTGCACCAAGGACTGGAAGGGCTTGAAGGTCACCTGCGAGCTGCGCGTCAAGAACCGtgtggcgacggtggtggtgacgccgTCCGTGGCGTCTCGCCTCATCCGCGCACTGAAGGAGCCGCCGCGCGACCGCAAGAAGGTCAAGAACATCAAGCATAGCGGCAACATCCCGTTCGCGGAGATCATCAAGATCGCCAAGGAGTCGCAGCCCAAGTCCATGGGTAGCGATCTCAAGGCCGTCGTGATGGAGGTGCTCGGCACGGCCGTGTCCATCGGCTGCACCGTCGATGGCGAGAGCCCGCTCGACATCCAGGCGAAGGTACGGGAGGGAAAGTTGAAGGTCCCCAACTAA
- a CDS encoding RNA-binding protein, putative: MMEERHSHGSNDEIQNGGDTDNFRRNQGTILFVGNLPFQTPWQHVKDYFRNAGKVRYTDLIADRTGRPKGSALVTMMTVEGAENAIRMFNETDFEGRRLIVRRFDDGPRPPLVQRDMMPAYGNTAPQSRGQYTAGGYYQGAAASGAAAGYNRHNMAGSAYGRGAPYQVGAAESTEMNGTEPLPKPRSQQVPEVGRKLFVSNLPFDCTNSALRETFQQVGLVERAEIILGRNGKSRGMGIVVMKSEDEAQIAIAEFDGIEMANRAMNVRLDNKTL, from the coding sequence ATGATGGAGGAGCGCCACTCGCACGGGTCGAACGACGAAATCCAAaacggcggcgacaccgaTAACTTCCGCCGAAACCAGGGCACGATCCTCTTTGTTGGCAACCTCCCCTTCCAGACCCCGTGGCAGCACGTGAAGGACTACTTCCGTAACGCCGGCAAGGTGCGCTACACAGATCTCATCGCCGACCGCACCGGCCGCCCGAAGGGCTCGGCACTGGTCACGATGATGACCGTGGAAGGCGCCGAAAATGCGATCCGCATGTTTAACGAGACCGACTTCGAGGGCCGCCGGCTGATCGTGCGCAGGTTCGACGACGGCCCGCGCCCTCCGCTGGTGCAGCGGGACATGATGCCCGCCTACGGCAACACCGCTCCCCAGAGCCGCGGCCAGTACACGGCTGGCGGCTACTACCAGGGCGCGGCCGCTTccggtgctgcggccggGTACAACCGCCACAACATGGCGGGTAGCGCCTACGGCCGTGGTGCGCCGTACCAGGTCGGTGCTGCAGAGTCGACTGAGATGAATGGCACGGAGCCGCTTCCCAAGCCGCGCAGCCAGCAGGTGCCAGAGGTGGGCCGTAAGCTCTTCGTCTCGAACCTCCCCTTTGACTGCACGAACAGCGCTCTCCGTGAGACGTTTCAGCAGGTGGGTCTCGTCGAGCGGGCTGAGATCATCCTGGGCCGCAACGGCAAGAGCCGCGGCATGGGCATTGTTGTCATGAAGTCTGAGGATGAGGCGCAGATTGCAATTGCCGAGTTTGACGGCATCGAGATGGCGAACCGCGCGATGAACGTGCGCCTCGACAACAAGACATTGTAG